In Aegilops tauschii subsp. strangulata cultivar AL8/78 chromosome 3, Aet v6.0, whole genome shotgun sequence, one genomic interval encodes:
- the LOC109739363 gene encoding PRA1 family protein B1, with protein MAAAPTPQPLLPVTNPSSGGGGSAPSSGSGLTDSALATPAFRLFLSRVSDTARRSLADRRPWTELIDRSAISRPDSLSEATSRLRRNLGYFRVNYAAVVAFSLAASLLAHPFSLLVLLGILGAWCFLYVFRAPDQPVVLFGRTFTDRETLLGLVVSSLLAFFLTSVASLIISGLLVGGALVAVHGAFRMPEDLFLDDSSSVSSGNTSHRLLSFLASPGSGV; from the coding sequence ATGGCCGCCGCACCGACGCCGCAGCCCTTGCTCCCGGTGACCAACCCCTCCTCCGGGGGCGGCGGCTCTGCCCCGTCCTCCGGCAGCGGCCTCACCGACTCCGCGCTCGCCACGCCGGCCTTCCGGCTCTTCCTCAGCAGGGTCTCCGACACGGCGCGGCGCTCGCTCGCCGACCGCCGCCCCTGGACGGAGCTCATCGACCGCTCGGCCATCTCGCGGCCGGACTCCCTCTCCGAGGCCACCTCGCGATTGCGCCGCAACCTGGGCTACTTCCGCGTCAACTACGCCGCCGTGGTGGCCTTCTCCCTCGCGGCCTCCCTCCTGGCGCACCCCTTCTCGCTGCTCGTCCTCCTCGGCATCCTCGGCGCCTGGTGCTTCCTCTACGTCTTCCGCGCGCCCGACCAGCCCGTCGTGCTCTTCGGCCGCACCTTCACCGACCGGGagacgctgctcggcctcgtcgtCTCGTCGCTGCTCGCCTTCTTCCTCACGTCCGTCGCCTCGCTCATCATCTCCGGCCTGCTCGTCGGCGGCGCGCTGGTGGCGGTGCACGGCGCGTTCCGCATGCCCGAGGACCTCTTCCTCGACGACTCGAGCTCTGTGTCAAGCGGCAACACTTCCCACAGGCTGCTCTCCTTCCTCGCGTCGCCCGGATCTGGTGTTTGA